The following nucleotide sequence is from Nitratidesulfovibrio termitidis HI1.
GCGGTCGTGGCCGCAGCGCAAAACCGCGCGCCTCGGCCCAGGCCCTGGCTTCGGCCTGCGAGTGCAGCGAAAGCTTGCGGAACAGGTTGGCACGGTGCTTTTCCACGGTCCTGTCACTGACCACCAGCAGCCCGGCGATTTCGCGGTTGCGGTATCCTTCGGCCACCAGATGCAGCACCTCGCGCTCGCGCGGGGTCAGCAGGGTCAGCGCATCACGCTTCTGTCCCGCAGGTTCCGCCTCGGCGGCGTTGCGCCTGTCGCGCAGCACCTCGCGCGCGGCCCAGGGCGACAGCCAGCCCCCACCCGCCAGCAACGCCCGCACCGCCAGCCGCACCTCGTCGGCACTGGCTTCCGGCAGCAGGTAACCGTCGGCCCCCGCCTCCAGCGCGGGGCGCAGCATGGCCGGGTCATCCCCGCCAATGGCCAGAACCCGTCGCCCCGGGTGGCGGCGCTTGAGCAACCGCATCACGCACACCCCATCCAGCAGGGGCAGCCCGCACTCGATGACGGCCAGATCCGCCCCCAACCGTTCGCATCCTTCCAGCGCGGCACGCCCGTCCGACGCCTCGCCGCACACGCGCACCCCCTCCAGCCCGCGCAGCAGCACCTTCAGCCCTTCGCGCATCAACGGCTGATGCGCGGCAATGAACACGTTGCGCTCACTTTCCATGCTGCCTTCTCGATGCCCCCGGTTCCTGCACCCCCGCTCGCCGCGCCCCACATCCGCGCCGTGCAGTGCTTTGCCGTCAAAAAGACGCCAAACCCCTACCGCATGAAGTGCTACCCTACATCAATTCAGAGGGACACTACCATGAAAATACCGTCACGCTCAACGCCCAAAATACCGTATCAGCAGGTTTACAACCCCGCGGCTTCATGGTTTCTGCGATACCATGGTCCAGTGCCCTCCGCGCGCCGTCAACGAACAGGTGGGGCGCGCCGGTTTCCACCACCGCAGGCAGGAGGTAGCGCCCATGCGCAGAAGCGTGACCAGCATCACCCAGAACGCCGTGCTTGGCGCGCGGCGGTCCAAGTGGGTTGCCCAGCAGATCGGCAAGCCCTATCCCACCATGATGCGCGAACTGAACCCGCACGACCACAGCGCCAAGCTGGGCGCGGATACCCTGCTGGAAATCATGCGGGTGACCCGCGACGTGGCCGCGCTGGAGTACATGGCCCAGGAAATGGGCTATCAACTCACTCCCAGCGCGGATGACGCCGTTGGCGGCAGGCTGCCCTGAGCGTACGGGCGGCCGCCCCCCCATGCGCAATGATGTGCAGCCGCCCGTGCCGTTCACGTCGGCATCCTTCCCCTTCCAGGCCCCGCTGCCGTGGCGGCCTTGGCTGGCCCGGTGGCCTTGACTGGCCTCGTCGGCCCCATGAAAAGGCGCAGCCCCGCATGCGGGCGCGCCCGTGTGCTGGCGTGCCCGGCACATGCCCTGCGTGGCCGCCTGCGCTGCCATCCGCCCAGGCGGATGCACCGCCGGGCCATGGCGTCCCACCCCTGCCGTCAGGGCTCTGCGCGGGTGCTTGCAAATCCGTGTGAAATGACGCACCCTGCCCCTGCCATTCCCTTCCCGGGTGATCGGCAAGCCAGCACGCCCGCACGGAGCACCATGACGCATCCGCTCATCCTCATTGTCGAGGACAGCCGCGCCAGCGCAGACGAACTGCGCGCGCGCATCACCGAACTTCTCGGTTTTTCCGTGCTCACGGCGGGCACGTGCGCCGAGGCCGTCCGCATCATGGACGAGCAGGGCCCCAACCTGTTCCTCGCCATCCTCGACCTTACCCTGCCCGACGCCCCCGACGGCGAGGTGGTGGACCAGGCACGCGCCCGCAAGGTGCCCTCGCTGGTGTTCACATCCCGCCTGGACGACACCACGCGCCGCTACATCCTTTCCAAGGACGTCATCGACTACATCATCAAGGACGAGCACGCCGTGGACAACGTGGTGCGCGCCGTGGACCGGCTGCACCGCAACCGCACGGCCAAGATCCTGGTGGTGGACGATTCGCCCTCCATGCGCACCTTCATGAAGGAAGAGCTGCGCCGCTACATGTTCCAGGTGTACGAGGCCTCGGGCGGCCCCACGGCCCTGCGCGTGCTGGAGCGCAACCCCGACGTGATGCTGGTGATCACCGACTTCATGATGCCCGACATGGACGGACTGGAACTGACCCGCCGCATCCGCGAGCGCTACCCGCGCGAGACGCTGTCCATCATGGGCATTTCCGTCCACGCCGAA
It contains:
- a CDS encoding LuxR C-terminal-related transcriptional regulator, which produces MESERNVFIAAHQPLMREGLKVLLRGLEGVRVCGEASDGRAALEGCERLGADLAVIECGLPLLDGVCVMRLLKRRHPGRRVLAIGGDDPAMLRPALEAGADGYLLPEASADEVRLAVRALLAGGGWLSPWAAREVLRDRRNAAEAEPAGQKRDALTLLTPREREVLHLVAEGYRNREIAGLLVVSDRTVEKHRANLFRKLSLHSQAEARAWAEARGFALRPRPRGERLGLG
- a CDS encoding phage regulatory CII family protein, whose amino-acid sequence is MRRSVTSITQNAVLGARRSKWVAQQIGKPYPTMMRELNPHDHSAKLGADTLLEIMRVTRDVAALEYMAQEMGYQLTPSADDAVGGRLP